TACCTGAGTATTTAAGATATCGGAGCGTGGACGAATTTGTTCCGTTGTCATTATATCTCGCTTTTCCTGAGCTATACTCCTGATGGATTAAAAATAAATAATACGTGAGCATTAATACCTGAGCATTAATACCTGAGCATTCAGCTAAAGGCCTTTGGCCACGCTACGCGAACAGCTTTCAGCTTTCAGCTAAGGTAATGCAACCCTTAGGTTGATCAACAGACTACAGAGGTTATATACAACCTCTGAACATCGGTTTTTTTTTCGTACAGGACGCCCTTCGGACGAGGGGTGAGTGGGTCGGTTCTCTCCAAAATCAATCATGAACGGCTTATAGCTGATGAGCCTTGGGCTGAATGCTTACAATAATAATGGATTTGATGAATGGGATTTTATCTAGTTAACCGTACTTTTGGGTGATAGTTTTAAACCCAATACTTGAGTGTATGCTCCCCTGGCTTGGGTAACACCAATGGTGCGTTGAGCAGACTCAATCATAGGACGGCGTAAGCTCACTACAATAAATTGCGCAAGTTTAGCCTGTTGTTTGATCATTTTAGCTAATCGCTGGACATTTGCCCCGTCCAAAAACATATCGACTTCATCAAAAGCATAAAATGGCGAGGGACGGTAGCGTTGTAGGGCAAAGATAAAGCTAAGGGCTGTGAGGGATTTTTCTCCTCCTGACATAGATGCTAGCCGCCGCACCGGTTTACCTTTGGGGTGCGCCACCAGGTTGAGTCCACCGCTAAAGGGGTCCTCTGGATCATCGAGTTGTAAATAACCGTCCCCATCGGAGAGTTCAGCAAATATGGCTTGGAAATTTTCATTGACGGCATCAAAGGCTTCTTTGAAAGCACGGTACCTCAAGGTGGTAAAGTTTTCTATCCTTAGCAACAGTTCAGTCCGTTCACCAGCTATGGTTTCCAGTTTCTCAGACAGTTCCTGGAGGCGAGTTTGAGTTCGGTCATATTCTTCTAAGGCCAGCATATTCACGGGTTCCATAGCCTGTAGACGTTTCTGTCCGTTGCGCAGTTCCTTTTGTAGTTGTTCTAGTTGAGCAGCTAGGGAGTCCAAGGCAATTACCTCTGAGCTTTTTTTATCACTAGAGGGGGAATTTTTTTTGACAATTTGAGGTATTTCTGGTATGGGATCTGGTAATTCAGCAGCTTGGTCTTGGAGTTGAGTTTGGAGACTAGCAAGTTCTTCTGCTCGTGCAGACTGGGTTTCTTGGAGTTTTTGCTGTTGCCAAGAGGTTTCTTGGTGTTGTTGGCGCAGTTTTTGTAGGTGTTGCTCGGTGCGATCGCGTTTTTGTTTTTCTTGCCCCAATTTCTCCTCTAACTGGCGTAAGGCAACTGTAGTTTGGGTAATTTGCTCGGTTAGTGTCTCTAACTGAGTGTTAATTGCTGATTGCTGCTGTTGCCAAGATTCGATTTGGGTTTGATAGTCTGCTATTTTGCGGTGGCCTTCGGTAAGTTTATCCCTGAGGCGCTGCTGCTGATTCTCCTTCTGTTGTAGCTGTTTCTCGGTATTTCTCAAGGCTTGTTCACACTCGCGCAACTGAGTTTCTTGGGTTTTAATGGTGTTCTGAATCTGTTGCCACTCGTTATGAGTTTGAGACTCCTCAAGTTGAGCCAGTTGTTGCCGTAAGTCGGCAAGTTGGGATTCTTGTTGGGGTAACTCTATCGCTATGGTTTCTAGCCGTTGAGTAGCGGCGGAGAGTTCTTGGTTGTTTTTAGCCAGAAGCGATCGCATTTGGGCTTGATTGGTCTGAGATTGCTCAATCTCCCTTTGTAACTGTTCCAAACGTAATTTGGTTTCCGACTGTTTTGCCCTAGTTTCTGTCAATTCCTGGGTAATTTGTTTGACTGAGGCAGATTCGGTAGTAATCAATGCCTCACAATGGTTTAAAATCTGTTCAATTTCCGCTAACCGGGTTCGCAAGCTACGGATTTCAGAGGACTCCATGGTGTCACTGGTACCAAAGTGCAATCCCGAACGGTGACTGCTGCTACCACCAGTCATGGCACCGCTTATTTCCAAGATTTCCCCATCTAGGGTAACGATGCGGTGTTTACCCAAGTAGGTACGGGCATCATTGAGAGTTTCAAAGACTACTGTAGACCCAAACACGTAGGCAAAGACTTTTTGGTAACGGGGGTCGCAATCAATTAGCCTAATGGCGTAGTCAACAAAGCCTTTAGCATACCGTAGCACAACGGTTTCGGTAAATGGCCTAGGTTGGATTTTGGTCAGAGGTAAGAAGGTGGCTCTGCCAGCGCGTTTTTGTTTGAGGAGTTCGATCCCAGCCGCTGCTACACTATCATCTTCTACCACTAAATTCCCGAGGCGTGCGCCAGCGGCAATTTCTAGGGCTAGCTGATAGCGGGGTTCAACTCTACCCAATTGGGCAACTAATCCACAAACTCCTATTATACTACTTTCTAGGATAACTTTAGTAGCATAGGTCCCTTGGGCTTCTTGTTGAGCTTGGGCTTGGGCTTCTAGTTTATCGAGTTGCCGTTGTTTTTGCCGTTGTTCCCCGAGCAGGCGAGTTTGGGTTTGTTGTTGCAGTTGTAGTTGTTGTTCGGTATTCCCTAAGGATTGGGCGAGGGACTGGACTTGTTGGGAATAATTGGTTAATTGGGTGTCTAATGCCACAGCTTGGGTTTGCTTGGTGGCGATTTCTGGTTCTAAGGTTTGCAGTTGCTGGGTTTGGTCTTCGATTTGCCGATTTAGCTGATTCTGACGCTCTTGGAGTTGAGCTTGCTCGGTGCGTTGGGGGTTGATGGTTTTGAGTAGGGTGTCGATGTGCTTGGTGAGGGTGGTTTGTTGTTGTACCCAGGCATCACTAGCGGCTGCGATCGCATTGGCTTGTTCTCGGCTTTGGTTGAGAGCAGCTTGGGCCTCATCCCGTGCCACTTGTAAGGAGGTTTTAGACAAGGTCTCTAGATCATTTTTTTCTGCGATCAACTGTTGCAGGGTTTGCTCGACTTGTTGAATTGTCTCTTGTGTACGTTGGAGATTGACAGTGGCATTTTGTAGGTTCTCAGTTAGTTCCTGCTGTCGGGTTTGTAATTGACGTTGTTCGGCTTGTTGAGTGGCAAGGGTGGATGCGATCGCAATTTGCTCTTCTTCTCCTAAGGCTTTGACCCGAGCATTGAGTTGGTCAAGTTCAGTGGTAGTTTGGTTTATTTGTTCCTCAATGCTAGTAATCTGAGCAATAAGCTGGGCTTTTTTTGTATTAGCAGCATCAATTTGCTGTTGGAGTTGGGATACTTGCTTCTGGAGCAATCGCCATTTTAGAACAATTTCCCACTGTTGCTTTTGTTGGAGTTCAGCACGGAGTTTTTGATATTTCTCAGCTTTAGCACGGTCAGCAGCTAAGCGATCGCGTTGAGCCGTCAGTTCTTGTTCAATAATTCGGCAGCGTTCTTCTCGCTCTTTGACAGTGGCGAGGGTTTGTTTAGTTTGGGTAATTTTGCGGTCAAAGGCAGCAACTCCAGCTAATTCGTCAATAATCTCCCGCCTTTCTCGGGATTTCATTGAAATAATGCTAGTGACGTCTCCTTGCTGGACAACATTGTAGCCTTCTGGGTAAACCCGCAAGCGATTGAGTTGTTCATGAAGTGCAGTAACAGTACAGGGTTCACCATTGATGTAGTACTGGGAACTGTAATTACCTTGTTTAGTGACTCGCAGCCGTCGGGTCACACTCCATTCTAGATCAGTTGCAGGTTGGTCAGGGGTTGACGGTTGGTCAGGGGTTGACGGTTGAAGGTTATTGGGTTGTTCGCGTAGCGTGGCCTTTTGGCCAAGGTTATTGGGTTGTTCGCGTAGCGTGGCCTTTTGGCCAAGGTTATCTGGTTGAAGGTTATCTGGTTGTTCGCGTAGCGTGGCCTTTTGGCCAAGGTTATTGGGTTGTTCGCGTAGCGTGGCCTTTTGGCCAAGGTTATCTGGTTGAAGGTTATCTGGTTGTTCGCGTAGCGTGGCCTTTTGGCCAAGGTTATTGGGTTGTTCGCGTAGCGTGGCCTTTTGGCCAAGGTTATTGGGTTGAAGGTTATCAGGTTGAAGGTTATTGGGTTGTTCGCGTAGCGTGGCCTTTTGGCCAAGGTTATTTTCTGAACCTTGGCCTGTTGGCCACGCTTCGCGAACAACCTGTAACTTGCTAACCTGTAACGGTTCGTCTAACTTGCTAACCTGTAACTGTTCGTCTAACTTGCTAACCTGTAACTCGTCATAGTTATTGAAGTCAGATAAGTCAAAGGTAACTGTGACACTGGCTTCGACAGTGCCTCGATGTTCTTTATTGTGGTTAACTAAATCAGGAAGGCGTTCAGCTCGCATTCCTTTGGAACTGGCGATACCAAGACAAAATAGAAGAGCATCAAGGATGTTGGATTTGCCTGACCCGTTTGGCCCAGAAATTACGGTAAATCCTTCCAGGAGGGGGATTTTTGTGGTGCCGCCGAAGGATTTGAACCGCGAGAGTTCCACTCGCTTGATGTGTACCATAGGCGTTTCATCGGTTGAGGTTAACCGGGTCGTCACACAGAGTGTGCGTAGTGAACACATTGCTGATCAGCGTAGCATGGGCAATAGGCAGATGGCGCAACGGATGGGTTAAAAAAACGTAAATGGGTT
The Moorena sp. SIOASIH genome window above contains:
- the smc gene encoding chromosome segregation protein SMC, with translation MVHIKRVELSRFKSFGGTTKIPLLEGFTVISGPNGSGKSNILDALLFCLGIASSKGMRAERLPDLVNHNKEHRGTVEASVTVTFDLSDFNNYDELQVSKLDEQLQVSKLDEPLQVSKLQVVREAWPTGQGSENNLGQKATLREQPNNLQPDNLQPNNLGQKATLREQPNNLGQKATLREQPDNLQPDNLGQKATLREQPNNLGQKATLREQPDNLQPDNLGQKATLREQPNNLGQKATLREQPNNLQPSTPDQPSTPDQPATDLEWSVTRRLRVTKQGNYSSQYYINGEPCTVTALHEQLNRLRVYPEGYNVVQQGDVTSIISMKSRERREIIDELAGVAAFDRKITQTKQTLATVKEREERCRIIEQELTAQRDRLAADRAKAEKYQKLRAELQQKQQWEIVLKWRLLQKQVSQLQQQIDAANTKKAQLIAQITSIEEQINQTTTELDQLNARVKALGEEEQIAIASTLATQQAEQRQLQTRQQELTENLQNATVNLQRTQETIQQVEQTLQQLIAEKNDLETLSKTSLQVARDEAQAALNQSREQANAIAAASDAWVQQQTTLTKHIDTLLKTINPQRTEQAQLQERQNQLNRQIEDQTQQLQTLEPEIATKQTQAVALDTQLTNYSQQVQSLAQSLGNTEQQLQLQQQTQTRLLGEQRQKQRQLDKLEAQAQAQQEAQGTYATKVILESSIIGVCGLVAQLGRVEPRYQLALEIAAGARLGNLVVEDDSVAAAGIELLKQKRAGRATFLPLTKIQPRPFTETVVLRYAKGFVDYAIRLIDCDPRYQKVFAYVFGSTVVFETLNDARTYLGKHRIVTLDGEILEISGAMTGGSSSHRSGLHFGTSDTMESSEIRSLRTRLAEIEQILNHCEALITTESASVKQITQELTETRAKQSETKLRLEQLQREIEQSQTNQAQMRSLLAKNNQELSAATQRLETIAIELPQQESQLADLRQQLAQLEESQTHNEWQQIQNTIKTQETQLRECEQALRNTEKQLQQKENQQQRLRDKLTEGHRKIADYQTQIESWQQQQSAINTQLETLTEQITQTTVALRQLEEKLGQEKQKRDRTEQHLQKLRQQHQETSWQQQKLQETQSARAEELASLQTQLQDQAAELPDPIPEIPQIVKKNSPSSDKKSSEVIALDSLAAQLEQLQKELRNGQKRLQAMEPVNMLALEEYDRTQTRLQELSEKLETIAGERTELLLRIENFTTLRYRAFKEAFDAVNENFQAIFAELSDGDGYLQLDDPEDPFSGGLNLVAHPKGKPVRRLASMSGGEKSLTALSFIFALQRYRPSPFYAFDEVDMFLDGANVQRLAKMIKQQAKLAQFIVVSLRRPMIESAQRTIGVTQARGAYTQVLGLKLSPKSTVN